Proteins encoded within one genomic window of Solibaculum mannosilyticum:
- the spoIVB gene encoding SpoIVB peptidase, with protein MKKIKWVAGVCSGLAAAVLTFTLTVSSAIPDEFSVVEGQGFAINSGLPISTVSVDGLDRKAGDSYQVDVKLMGVLPVKQVNVDVVEQTMVVPCGTPFGIKMFTEGVVVVGMSSVDAEGGSINPAKEAGIQQGDVLISIDGKECNSNQDVSDIIEHCDGKTLDVELQRKNMTFHVDLTPVKSASEGCYKLGAWVRDSSAGIGTLTFYEPNSKVFAGLGHAICDVDTGEILPLSSGEIVSAIIGGVQPGKVGAPGELRGTFKNVSDMGVLATNGETGVYGILDSLPCQNEAVPVAMRQQVQSGPAQIMTTIEGEEPKTYDIEIEKINFDEDSPTRNMIVHITDPELLEKTGGIVQGMSGSPILQNGQLVGAVTHVFVNDPTRGYGIFAENMLETASGVQNEMEKEAA; from the coding sequence ATGAAAAAAATAAAATGGGTGGCAGGTGTGTGCTCCGGCCTGGCAGCTGCCGTCTTAACTTTTACATTAACGGTCAGTTCGGCCATTCCCGATGAATTCTCCGTGGTGGAGGGACAGGGTTTTGCCATCAACAGCGGACTGCCGATTTCCACCGTCTCAGTAGACGGCCTGGATCGCAAGGCCGGCGACAGTTATCAAGTGGACGTCAAACTCATGGGCGTCTTGCCGGTCAAACAGGTCAATGTAGACGTCGTGGAACAGACCATGGTGGTTCCCTGCGGAACGCCTTTCGGCATCAAGATGTTTACCGAAGGGGTTGTAGTGGTCGGGATGTCGTCGGTCGACGCTGAGGGCGGTTCCATCAATCCAGCCAAAGAAGCCGGCATCCAGCAGGGCGATGTATTGATCTCCATCGACGGCAAAGAGTGCAACAGCAATCAGGACGTCTCCGACATCATCGAGCACTGCGACGGCAAAACATTGGATGTGGAACTCCAGCGCAAGAATATGACGTTTCATGTGGATTTGACGCCGGTCAAATCGGCCAGCGAGGGATGCTATAAATTAGGTGCATGGGTCCGGGATAGTTCGGCCGGCATCGGTACTCTGACCTTTTACGAGCCGAATTCCAAAGTTTTCGCTGGACTGGGGCACGCTATCTGTGATGTGGATACCGGCGAAATTCTTCCCCTCAGCTCTGGTGAGATCGTATCGGCCATTATTGGCGGCGTCCAACCGGGTAAAGTGGGCGCGCCGGGCGAATTGCGAGGTACCTTCAAAAACGTGTCCGATATGGGCGTCTTAGCCACCAACGGCGAGACCGGTGTGTACGGTATCCTGGATTCCCTCCCCTGCCAGAACGAGGCAGTGCCTGTGGCTATGCGTCAACAAGTACAGTCCGGCCCTGCTCAGATCATGACCACCATCGAAGGGGAAGAACCCAAAACTTATGACATCGAAATCGAAAAAATCAATTTTGACGAAGACAGTCCCACCCGCAATATGATCGTTCACATCACCGATCCGGAACTTTTGGAGAAAACAGGCGGCATCGTCCAAGGGATGAGCGGCAGTCCCATCCTGCAGAACGGGCAATTGGTAGGCGCTGTCACCCATGTATTTGTCAACGATCCCACCAGAGGATACGGGATCTTCGCTGAAAATATGCTGGAAACCGCCTCGGGTGTACAGAATGAAATGGAAAAAGAAGCGGCTTAA
- the mraZ gene encoding division/cell wall cluster transcriptional repressor MraZ — protein MLIGRFQHNMDDKGRVFVPAKLREGLGVSFYATVGLDNCLFLYSIEEWKKQEEKICSLPMAESRKLQRFFFSNATLLEPDKQGRVLIPQYLRTYAKLEGEALILGVGRRAEIWNPSRWEAVEQEMTAEAAASEMEKLGF, from the coding sequence ATGTTGATCGGTCGTTTTCAACATAATATGGATGACAAAGGCCGTGTGTTTGTGCCGGCCAAGCTCAGGGAAGGTCTGGGCGTATCCTTTTATGCCACAGTGGGTCTGGATAACTGCCTTTTTCTCTACTCCATTGAAGAATGGAAGAAGCAGGAAGAAAAAATTTGCAGTTTGCCCATGGCGGAATCCCGTAAACTACAGCGTTTTTTCTTTTCCAACGCAACGCTTTTGGAGCCGGATAAACAGGGAAGAGTACTCATTCCCCAGTATCTGCGCACCTATGCGAAGCTGGAGGGGGAAGCGCTGATACTGGGTGTGGGACGACGGGCGGAAATCTGGAATCCCTCCCGCTGGGAGGCCGTGGAGCAGGAGATGACAGCCGAAGCAGCGGCCAGTGAAATGGAGAAACTGGGCTTCTAA
- a CDS encoding citrate/2-methylcitrate synthase has protein sequence MSPYDKENLSMSTLKDLCDEFEKNNHIDASFYRQFRVKRGLRNADGSGVMAGLTRICNVHGYVISDGEKQPAEGKLQYRGIDLCTLVDSCVKENRFGFEEVAWLLLFGKLPTQGQLERFTRLLAHCRELPEYFVEDMIIKAPSPNIMNKLARSVLALYSYDSNPEDTSLENLMRQSIHLIAQMPSIMVNAYQVKRRHYDKETMYFHPIDLNQSIAESILGALRIDKKFTPEEAHLLDICLMLHAEHGGGNNSTFTARAVSSSGTDTYSAIAAAIGSLKGPRHGGANIKVNEMLGYIKEGVQNWQDDDEIAAFLEKLMKKEAGDRSGLIYGMGHAVYTLSDPRAVILKANAKRLAEQKGLGADFALLDAVERLTPQVLAKVKGIDKTVCANVDLYSGLVYRILDIPTDLFTPLFAIARTPGWCAHRIEELTTGNRIIRPAYRAVLEEQAYVPLSERQ, from the coding sequence ATGAGCCCTTATGACAAAGAAAATCTATCCATGAGCACCCTTAAAGATCTATGTGACGAATTTGAAAAAAATAACCATATCGACGCTTCTTTTTATCGACAGTTCCGTGTCAAAAGGGGACTGCGTAACGCCGACGGTTCGGGCGTCATGGCAGGATTGACACGCATCTGTAATGTCCACGGCTATGTGATCTCCGATGGGGAGAAACAGCCGGCCGAGGGAAAACTTCAATATAGAGGGATTGATCTGTGCACTTTGGTGGACAGCTGTGTCAAAGAAAACCGATTCGGATTCGAAGAGGTGGCATGGCTGCTGTTGTTCGGCAAGCTTCCCACCCAGGGACAGCTGGAACGGTTTACCCGTCTTTTGGCCCATTGCCGTGAACTGCCGGAATACTTTGTAGAAGATATGATCATCAAGGCGCCGTCCCCCAACATTATGAATAAACTGGCCCGGTCTGTGCTGGCCCTTTATTCGTACGACAGCAATCCTGAAGATACCAGTCTGGAGAATCTGATGCGCCAGTCCATCCATTTGATCGCGCAAATGCCCTCCATTATGGTCAATGCCTACCAAGTCAAACGCCGTCACTATGACAAAGAAACGATGTATTTCCACCCCATTGATCTGAACCAAAGCATCGCTGAATCCATTTTAGGGGCGCTGCGTATTGATAAGAAATTTACGCCTGAGGAAGCCCATCTGTTGGACATCTGCTTAATGCTCCATGCGGAACACGGAGGTGGAAACAACTCCACCTTTACGGCCCGGGCGGTCTCTTCGTCGGGGACAGATACTTATTCGGCTATCGCCGCTGCCATCGGTTCTTTAAAAGGCCCTCGTCACGGCGGAGCCAACATCAAGGTCAACGAGATGCTGGGCTATATAAAAGAAGGCGTTCAGAACTGGCAGGATGATGATGAAATCGCCGCTTTCCTAGAAAAGCTGATGAAAAAGGAAGCAGGAGATCGTTCGGGACTGATTTATGGCATGGGTCATGCGGTATATACGCTGTCTGATCCCCGTGCAGTGATCCTCAAGGCCAATGCCAAACGTCTGGCGGAGCAGAAAGGGCTGGGCGCTGATTTTGCCCTCCTGGATGCAGTGGAACGGCTGACTCCTCAGGTATTGGCCAAAGTCAAGGGCATTGATAAAACGGTATGCGCCAATGTGGACTTGTATTCAGGACTTGTCTACCGCATCCTGGATATTCCTACGGATTTGTTCACACCGTTGTTTGCCATTGCGCGGACGCCGGGTTGGTGCGCCCATCGCATTGAGGAACTGACCACAGGCAATCGCATCATCCGCCCGGCTTATCGTGCGGTTCTGGAAGAGCAAGCTTACGTACCTCTCAGCGAGCGCCAATAA
- a CDS encoding ABC transporter ATP-binding protein, with translation MKLEVQQVTKRYSNKTALQDFSAVFESGIYGLLGPNGAGKSTLIKIIVNLLRPTAGRVTLDDKEVSSLKAEYRRRIGYLPQSVGMYKNFSGRDMMLFFAALKGIEDRKEALKQVDELLEMVNLTKDAGRKVGQYSGGMRQRLGIAQALLGSPDILIFDEPTAGLDPKERIRFKNIISELAIDKIILLATHIVSDVEQVANHILLLKEGKLISNLAAGQQVEQMHGKVWTVETTKEQYEKLVLSYKISNVANLGDTLKLRILSDEQPCPEAALITPTLDDLYIYYFGEVGI, from the coding sequence ATGAAATTAGAGGTGCAGCAAGTCACCAAGCGCTATAGCAACAAAACAGCTTTACAAGACTTTAGCGCGGTATTCGAAAGCGGTATTTATGGATTATTGGGTCCTAACGGCGCGGGAAAATCCACCCTTATCAAAATCATCGTCAATCTTCTGCGTCCGACGGCAGGCCGGGTGACACTGGATGATAAAGAGGTTTCCTCTTTAAAGGCCGAATACCGAAGAAGAATCGGCTATCTTCCGCAGTCGGTAGGGATGTACAAAAACTTTAGCGGCCGGGATATGATGCTGTTTTTTGCAGCTCTGAAAGGGATTGAGGATCGAAAAGAAGCCTTAAAACAGGTGGATGAATTATTGGAAATGGTCAATCTCACAAAGGATGCCGGACGAAAGGTCGGGCAGTATTCCGGAGGCATGCGCCAACGTTTGGGCATTGCCCAGGCCCTTCTGGGGAGTCCGGATATTCTGATCTTTGACGAACCTACTGCTGGCTTGGATCCAAAAGAGAGAATCCGATTTAAAAATATCATTTCGGAATTGGCCATTGATAAAATTATCCTGTTAGCTACTCATATTGTATCGGATGTGGAGCAGGTCGCCAATCACATTCTTCTGCTGAAAGAGGGAAAATTGATCAGCAACTTAGCCGCCGGTCAGCAAGTGGAACAGATGCATGGAAAAGTCTGGACGGTGGAGACCACCAAGGAACAATATGAAAAATTAGTTCTCTCCTATAAAATTTCCAATGTCGCTAATTTAGGCGATACTTTAAAATTGCGCATCCTCTCGGATGAACAGCCTTGTCCGGAAGCTGCCCTTATTACTCCTACCCTGGACGATCTGTACATCTATTACTTTGGGGAGGTGGGGATATGA
- the spo0A gene encoding sporulation transcription factor Spo0A, with protein MEKGLKVLLADDSPEFGQECAHVFQNHGIDTVTCPKDGMKVLDTISSAKPDVVLLDVFMPHLDAIGVIKAAGQKPLSKKPQFLTMSSFDSPRLEHEVMNSGASYFFLKPVDMDHLADRILTMCSTVPSSMSSAISRQSAAQEPDLEVLVTDIIHQIGVPAHIKGYHYLRDAIMLSVNNSEIINAVTKQLYPTIAKRYSTTPSRVERAIRHAIEVAWDRGDVDTLNSYFGYTIHNGRGKPTNSEFIAMIADKLRLRLKVAN; from the coding sequence ATGGAAAAAGGATTAAAAGTTTTACTTGCTGACGATTCACCTGAATTCGGCCAAGAATGTGCCCATGTCTTCCAAAACCATGGGATCGACACCGTCACTTGTCCAAAAGACGGCATGAAGGTACTGGATACCATCTCATCCGCCAAACCGGATGTAGTTTTGCTGGATGTATTCATGCCTCATCTGGATGCCATCGGCGTCATCAAAGCCGCTGGACAAAAACCGCTTTCCAAAAAGCCGCAATTTCTTACTATGTCCAGCTTCGACAGCCCTCGTCTGGAACACGAGGTCATGAACTCGGGCGCTTCTTATTTCTTCCTCAAGCCCGTCGACATGGACCATCTGGCCGACCGGATCTTAACCATGTGCAGTACCGTGCCATCCAGTATGTCCTCCGCGATCTCCCGCCAATCGGCCGCTCAGGAACCTGATCTGGAGGTATTGGTTACCGATATTATCCATCAGATCGGCGTCCCCGCCCACATTAAAGGATATCATTACTTAAGGGATGCTATTATGTTGTCGGTCAACAACAGCGAAATTATCAATGCTGTGACCAAACAGTTGTATCCCACCATCGCCAAACGTTATTCTACTACGCCGTCCCGCGTGGAACGCGCTATCCGTCATGCCATCGAAGTTGCATGGGATCGCGGCGATGTGGATACCCTGAATTCCTACTTCGGTTATACCATCCACAATGGCCGCGGTAAGCCCACCAATTCGGAATTTATCGCTATGATTGCCGATAAACTTCGCCTTCGTCTCAAGGTCGCCAATTGA
- a CDS encoding ABC transporter permease produces MKSFLRLTGYEFRKICMQPIALILLVLFGIYGISTYYNVNMKNTPEEYQLYEHIGGSLTEENYNILKKYATADTQQPVASDGVGDNEWIPTEMVEVTEWGETYSKYVLESAFSRAENILKSEENRQRVMAQAQENIRKLENDPDQKYDYRYNQMIYRQYAGRGEQLMMNYYGWTNYLEFNSVMRPVNLFDLTAFLLCIFALCTVFARDYENGIIPILHTSYRGRSTLYFAKILAGVLFSALSLAILRILMIVTLMTNCDMSYVTAPVQSLGFYQNCPYNMSILQMIFFQYGVKLLFIVFLFLITILIGILAKRSIISLIGSFVGLAGMTALALRSDAGFYFEIITNQMPAPPDGQNYTSFWYENTMKIFNPAMVMRLNDYLEQYDYVNVLGFPVSRMALMISFMVLLIVVLLIVTHGIYIRQGGGIPRRWERKKGSTSEQPSAHTA; encoded by the coding sequence ATGAAATCCTTCCTCCGCTTAACGGGATACGAATTTCGCAAAATCTGTATGCAGCCCATTGCGTTGATACTTTTGGTATTGTTCGGCATCTATGGCATCTCGACCTACTACAATGTCAACATGAAAAACACACCTGAAGAATACCAGCTATATGAACACATCGGCGGCTCCCTTACCGAGGAAAACTACAACATTCTAAAAAAATATGCGACCGCCGATACACAGCAGCCGGTTGCCTCAGACGGTGTTGGGGACAATGAATGGATCCCCACTGAAATGGTAGAAGTAACCGAGTGGGGAGAGACCTACAGCAAATACGTATTGGAATCGGCATTTAGTCGTGCGGAGAACATACTGAAAAGCGAGGAAAACCGACAGCGTGTCATGGCACAGGCCCAGGAAAATATCCGCAAGCTGGAAAACGATCCGGATCAAAAGTACGATTACCGTTATAATCAGATGATCTACCGGCAATACGCGGGCCGTGGCGAACAGTTGATGATGAATTATTATGGTTGGACCAACTATCTGGAATTCAATAGCGTCATGCGTCCAGTGAATCTTTTTGACTTGACGGCCTTTCTGCTGTGTATTTTCGCTTTGTGTACGGTGTTTGCCCGAGATTATGAAAATGGTATTATCCCGATCTTACATACCTCTTATCGTGGACGCAGCACCTTGTATTTCGCCAAAATTTTGGCAGGAGTATTGTTCTCAGCCCTATCGTTGGCTATTTTGCGCATCCTAATGATTGTAACGTTGATGACAAACTGTGATATGTCTTATGTTACAGCTCCAGTTCAAAGCCTGGGATTTTATCAGAATTGTCCCTATAACATGAGCATTTTGCAAATGATTTTCTTCCAGTATGGAGTCAAATTACTTTTTATCGTTTTCTTATTCTTAATCACCATTTTGATTGGAATTTTGGCCAAACGCAGCATCATTTCTCTCATAGGATCTTTTGTAGGGCTGGCTGGGATGACGGCATTAGCCCTGCGGTCCGATGCTGGGTTCTATTTTGAAATCATCACCAATCAAATGCCGGCGCCTCCGGATGGGCAGAATTATACCAGCTTTTGGTATGAGAATACCATGAAAATTTTTAACCCTGCTATGGTCATGCGGCTTAACGATTATCTAGAACAGTATGATTATGTCAACGTTTTAGGATTTCCCGTTTCACGAATGGCTCTGATGATTTCTTTTATGGTATTGTTGATTGTGGTATTGCTGATAGTGACTCATGGGATCTACATTCGACAAGGTGGTGGAATACCCCGTAGATGGGAAAGAAAGAAGGGGAGCACCAGTGAACAACCGTCTGCTCATACAGCTTGA
- a CDS encoding YlcI/YnfO family protein: MSNFKIPSIPPTTNKTIRFPNDVIESIEKAIKGKDCTFSAFVIAAVRAALEELKAEGQ; encoded by the coding sequence GTGTCTAATTTTAAAATCCCTTCCATCCCACCTACAACCAATAAGACCATCCGTTTTCCAAACGATGTAATAGAAAGCATAGAAAAAGCTATTAAAGGAAAAGACTGCACATTTTCCGCCTTTGTAATTGCTGCAGTACGTGCGGCTTTGGAAGAGCTTAAGGCGGAGGGGCAGTGA
- the rsmH gene encoding 16S rRNA (cytosine(1402)-N(4))-methyltransferase RsmH, with the protein MEFHHQPVLLQEVLEALQVREDGVYVDGTAGGGSHSAAIASRLTTGRLIALDRDPDAIKAASQKLAPYPQAQVVRANFDQMDSVLQSLGIDGADGILMDLGVSSHQLDTPERGFSYHNDAPLDMRMSQEGRSAKDLVNGLEADELSRIFFDYGEERYARSIARAIVKARQEAPIETTLQLADIIKYAMPPAARREQGHPARRCFQALRIAVNGELDHLEQGLVHAFSCLKEGGRMAIITFHSLEDRMVKRQFAKWAKGCICPPDFPVCVCGHKPEATLVWRKAVEASPEELEQNPRSRSAKLRAIVKTTTG; encoded by the coding sequence ATGGAATTCCATCATCAGCCGGTGCTGCTTCAGGAAGTGCTGGAAGCTTTGCAGGTCCGGGAAGACGGCGTTTATGTGGATGGTACTGCAGGAGGCGGTTCCCATTCGGCAGCCATCGCCAGCCGTTTGACGACGGGACGTTTGATTGCTCTGGACCGGGATCCCGATGCTATTAAGGCGGCATCGCAGAAGCTGGCGCCATATCCTCAGGCACAAGTGGTGAGGGCCAATTTTGATCAGATGGACAGTGTTCTTCAGTCCTTGGGGATTGATGGGGCGGATGGTATCCTAATGGATTTAGGCGTTTCATCGCACCAGCTGGATACACCTGAAAGAGGCTTCTCGTATCACAACGACGCGCCGCTGGATATGCGTATGAGCCAGGAAGGAAGATCGGCAAAAGACCTTGTCAATGGGTTGGAGGCCGATGAGCTGTCCCGGATTTTTTTCGATTACGGGGAAGAACGGTATGCACGTTCTATAGCCCGAGCTATCGTCAAAGCGAGACAGGAGGCTCCCATCGAAACGACCCTTCAATTGGCGGATATTATCAAGTATGCCATGCCCCCCGCCGCCCGCAGAGAACAGGGACATCCGGCGAGAAGATGTTTTCAAGCACTGCGAATCGCGGTCAATGGGGAATTGGATCATCTGGAGCAGGGATTGGTGCACGCTTTTTCCTGTTTAAAGGAAGGCGGCCGGATGGCGATCATTACCTTCCATTCTCTAGAGGACCGCATGGTCAAACGTCAATTTGCCAAATGGGCAAAGGGATGCATATGTCCGCCGGATTTTCCGGTGTGCGTATGCGGACATAAGCCGGAGGCTACGCTCGTATGGCGCAAAGCAGTGGAAGCTTCGCCGGAAGAGTTGGAGCAAAATCCGCGCAGCCGCAGCGCCAAATTGCGGGCGATTGTAAAAACGACAACTGGTTAA
- the spoIID gene encoding stage II sporulation protein D: protein MKKYIGAAVLLFFFLLFVPILACLGEGFAPKSNQSDSSKTQNINADDTFDLLDESTGEIITVSARDYLLGAVASEMPPSFHSEALKAQAAASYTYAYRRRAQQEATPDESLKGADFSVNTAEKEGYFPQDQAKEQWGNQFDASWARIEDAVDEVLGKLIVYQGEPVLAVYHAMSGGTTETAQVYWGNDVPYLQSTDSPGDALAPQYETASTFTTDEMKQKLTSSFSDLTLGEDPSTWFGQPELSAAGTVTSMPVGDQTVSGRDLRTALGLRSANFSLSLADNVFTVTVHGYGHGVGLSQYGADYMARQGSKWQDIIRHYYQNVEITTAPGYSDTLSDTTSG from the coding sequence ATGAAAAAGTATATTGGAGCTGCTGTACTGCTGTTTTTCTTTTTGCTGTTCGTTCCCATCTTGGCCTGCCTGGGCGAAGGATTTGCCCCCAAGTCTAACCAATCGGATTCCTCTAAAACTCAAAACATCAATGCAGACGATACCTTTGATCTTTTAGACGAGTCCACTGGAGAAATCATAACGGTATCGGCCCGGGACTATCTGCTGGGAGCCGTGGCCAGTGAAATGCCGCCTTCCTTCCATTCCGAAGCCCTCAAAGCACAGGCCGCCGCTTCCTACACCTATGCCTACCGCCGCCGTGCCCAGCAGGAAGCTACACCGGATGAATCCCTCAAGGGGGCGGACTTTTCAGTCAATACGGCGGAAAAGGAAGGGTATTTCCCGCAAGATCAGGCAAAGGAACAGTGGGGCAATCAATTTGACGCCTCCTGGGCACGCATTGAAGATGCGGTGGATGAAGTGTTGGGAAAGCTCATTGTATATCAAGGAGAACCGGTTTTAGCCGTCTACCACGCTATGTCGGGCGGTACTACTGAAACCGCTCAGGTCTATTGGGGAAATGACGTTCCCTATCTCCAGTCTACCGACAGCCCAGGAGATGCTTTGGCGCCACAATACGAAACCGCCTCCACCTTCACCACCGATGAAATGAAACAAAAATTAACCTCTTCCTTCTCCGATTTGACGTTGGGAGAGGATCCTTCCACTTGGTTTGGGCAGCCGGAACTCAGCGCTGCGGGGACCGTGACTTCCATGCCCGTGGGGGACCAGACCGTATCCGGCCGGGATTTGCGCACTGCTTTGGGATTACGGTCGGCAAACTTCAGTCTTTCCCTGGCCGACAACGTCTTTACTGTCACCGTTCATGGATACGGCCACGGCGTCGGCCTGAGCCAATATGGCGCCGACTATATGGCACGTCAGGGATCCAAATGGCAGGATATCATTCGCCATTATTATCAGAATGTAGAAATCACCACAGCCCCAGGGTACAGCGATACACTTTCAGACACAACATCCGGCTAA